In Microbulbifer sp. GL-2, the following are encoded in one genomic region:
- the nadA gene encoding quinolinate synthase NadA, translating into MTQKSVAAETVDSRSLVQTHLAEPVVSQYSEVELQGWRERIKRLLQEQNAVLVAHYYTDPLIQALAEETGGCVSDSLEMARFGARHAADTLVVAGVKFMGETAKILTPNKRVLMPTLEATCSLDLGCPPDEFAEFCDQHSDRTVVVYANTSAAVKARADWVVTSSIALDVVDHLDANGEKILWAPDKHLGGYVQRETGADVLLWDGSCIVHEEFKAKGVEDLKAMYPDAVVLVHPESPASVVELADVVGSTSQIINAAKTRPEKRFIVATDQGIFYKMQQECPDKELMVAPTAGAGATCRSCANCPWMAMNSLENLCGVLERGDNEIFVDAELGRKAMIPLQRMLDFRKA; encoded by the coding sequence ATGACCCAAAAGTCCGTTGCCGCAGAAACGGTAGATTCCCGCTCACTGGTGCAGACGCATCTGGCGGAGCCGGTTGTGTCTCAATACAGTGAAGTGGAGTTACAAGGCTGGCGCGAGCGTATCAAGCGCCTGCTGCAAGAGCAGAATGCCGTATTAGTTGCTCACTATTACACTGACCCTCTGATCCAGGCATTGGCCGAAGAGACCGGTGGCTGTGTATCTGATTCCCTGGAAATGGCCCGTTTTGGGGCCCGGCACGCCGCAGATACCTTGGTGGTAGCCGGCGTGAAGTTTATGGGGGAAACGGCCAAGATCCTGACTCCGAATAAACGCGTCCTGATGCCTACTCTGGAAGCCACTTGCTCCCTGGACCTGGGCTGCCCACCGGATGAATTTGCGGAGTTCTGTGATCAGCATTCCGATCGCACGGTAGTTGTTTACGCTAACACGTCTGCTGCAGTAAAGGCGCGAGCAGACTGGGTGGTGACTTCCAGTATCGCCTTGGATGTAGTGGATCACCTGGACGCCAATGGTGAGAAAATCCTATGGGCACCTGACAAGCATCTGGGGGGCTATGTGCAGCGGGAAACCGGTGCGGATGTGTTGTTGTGGGATGGCTCTTGTATCGTGCACGAGGAGTTCAAGGCCAAGGGGGTGGAAGACCTGAAGGCGATGTATCCGGATGCGGTAGTACTGGTGCATCCGGAGTCCCCGGCTTCGGTGGTGGAGTTGGCGGATGTGGTGGGCTCCACCTCACAGATTATTAATGCAGCCAAGACCCGTCCGGAAAAACGTTTTATCGTTGCCACTGATCAGGGCATTTTCTACAAAATGCAACAGGAGTGCCCGGATAAGGAGTTGATGGTTGCGCCCACTGCTGGTGCCGGGGCTACTTGCCGTAGCTGCGCCAACTGTCCCTGGATGGCGATGAACTCCCTGGAAAACCTGTGTGGGGTCCTGGAGCGTGGTGACAATGAAATCTTTGTGGATGCGGAGTTGGGGCGTA
- a CDS encoding NAD(P)/FAD-dependent oxidoreductase, whose product MDRADCIVIGAGALGLASAYALSHTGRKVFVLEQHGAIGTETSARSSEVIHSGIYYPSNSLKARACIEGKEQLYKFCKEYGVPHKRIGKLIVATNKAQLPQLHDLKVQGDTNGAGGLRLLDAEDARRIEPELECTAAIYSPTTGIIDSHALLLALQGALESKGGQVVLSSKVVQLARIECDYQLTMKDGYKIKTPRLVVAGGLHTNQLLSAINDKSIRAAIPTQYLAKGNYFTLSHKAPFSHLIYPLPEKGGLGVHLTLNMEGRARFGPDVEWVNDISYSVNTKRRGKFYQNIRRYWPDLSDGSLQPDYAGIRPKLVPEGAPAGDFFILQKGQRNHAQLLAFFGIESPGLTSALYLGAQAALAMGK is encoded by the coding sequence ATGGATAGAGCAGATTGCATTGTGATTGGCGCTGGAGCCCTGGGACTGGCCAGCGCCTATGCCCTCTCCCACACAGGTCGCAAGGTGTTTGTACTGGAGCAGCACGGCGCTATCGGCACAGAGACCAGTGCCCGTAGCAGTGAAGTTATCCATTCTGGTATCTACTATCCCAGCAACAGCCTTAAAGCCCGCGCCTGCATCGAAGGCAAGGAACAGCTTTACAAGTTTTGCAAGGAATATGGCGTACCGCACAAACGAATCGGAAAGCTAATCGTGGCCACCAATAAGGCACAACTCCCCCAGTTGCACGATTTAAAGGTACAGGGAGATACCAACGGAGCCGGTGGGCTGCGATTACTCGATGCAGAGGATGCCCGAAGGATAGAGCCGGAATTGGAATGCACCGCTGCAATTTATTCGCCTACGACCGGAATTATTGATAGCCACGCACTGCTGCTCGCGTTACAGGGAGCCCTGGAAAGCAAGGGCGGCCAGGTAGTGCTGTCATCCAAGGTGGTACAACTGGCCCGTATCGAGTGCGACTATCAACTGACAATGAAAGACGGCTACAAAATCAAAACTCCCCGCCTGGTAGTAGCCGGTGGCCTTCATACCAACCAGTTGCTTTCCGCTATAAACGACAAATCCATCCGCGCTGCAATCCCAACACAATATTTAGCCAAGGGTAACTACTTTACCTTATCGCATAAGGCGCCCTTTTCTCACCTGATATACCCCCTGCCAGAGAAGGGCGGGCTGGGAGTTCATTTGACACTGAACATGGAGGGGCGCGCCCGCTTCGGGCCCGACGTGGAATGGGTCAACGACATCAGTTACAGTGTGAACACCAAGCGAAGAGGGAAATTTTACCAAAATATTCGCCGCTATTGGCCTGACCTGTCAGATGGCTCCCTGCAGCCAGACTATGCGGGAATACGCCCAAAGCTGGTACCTGAGGGAGCCCCGGCCGGGGATTTTTTTATTCTTCAAAAAGGTCAGCGTAATCACGCACAATTATTGGCATTTTTTGGTATTGAATCCCCCGGATTAACTTCAGCCCTCTATCTCGGTGCACAGGCTGCACTGGCTATGGGAAAATAG
- the queC gene encoding 7-cyano-7-deazaguanine synthase QueC, translating into MTAKKAVILLSGGLDSATVLAMARADGYECYALGFDYGQRHEAELLAAERVAEAQGAREHKVVKLDLRAIGGSALTDDSIEVPEEETSGIPVTYVPARNTIFLSIALGWAEVLGAQDIFVGVNAVDYSGYPDCRPEYIEAYEKMANLATRAGVEGYKLSIRAPLMQMSKADIVCEGTRLGVDYSLTVSCYQARPDGAACGRCDSCRLRAAGFNDAGLQDPTVYAQ; encoded by the coding sequence ATGACTGCGAAGAAAGCGGTAATTTTGCTATCTGGTGGCTTGGATTCTGCCACCGTACTTGCCATGGCGCGCGCCGATGGCTACGAATGTTATGCCCTGGGATTTGACTACGGTCAGCGCCATGAGGCCGAACTGTTGGCGGCAGAGCGGGTTGCCGAGGCTCAGGGAGCCCGCGAACACAAGGTTGTTAAACTGGATTTGCGTGCTATCGGTGGCTCCGCCTTGACCGATGACTCTATCGAGGTGCCGGAGGAGGAGACAAGCGGTATTCCCGTCACCTATGTGCCTGCACGCAATACGATTTTTCTCTCAATTGCACTGGGCTGGGCCGAGGTTCTGGGGGCGCAGGACATTTTTGTTGGCGTCAATGCAGTGGACTATTCGGGCTATCCCGATTGCCGACCTGAATATATTGAGGCCTATGAAAAGATGGCCAACCTTGCCACCCGTGCAGGTGTTGAAGGGTACAAACTTTCAATTCGTGCCCCGCTGATGCAGATGAGCAAAGCAGATATAGTATGTGAGGGCACGCGCCTTGGGGTGGACTACAGTTTGACGGTATCCTGCTACCAGGCACGCCCGGACGGTGCTGCCTGTGGGCGTTGCGATAGTTGCCGTCTGCGCGCGGCGGGATTTAATGATGCGGGCCTCCAAGACCCCACGGTCTATGCGCAGTGA
- the queE gene encoding 7-carboxy-7-deazaguanine synthase QueE: MSSLSKESLRISEIFYSLQGEARESGLPTVFVRLTGCPLRCTYCDSEYAFHGGERMTLEQILQQVKSHPARHVCVTGGEPLAQPNCLPLLQILCDEGYAVSLETSGAMLVDQVDPRVSRVVDLKTPASGEQHRNRMENMQVLTRDDQIKFVICDRGDYEWAKFTLDQYNLPERVGEVLFSPSYEQLQARQLAEWILADGLPVRMQMQLHKLLWGDIPGV, from the coding sequence ATGTCCAGTCTGTCTAAAGAATCACTCAGAATTAGTGAAATTTTCTACTCCCTTCAGGGAGAGGCGCGAGAAAGTGGCCTGCCAACGGTGTTTGTTCGCCTGACAGGGTGCCCGCTGCGCTGTACCTATTGCGACTCCGAATATGCCTTTCACGGCGGCGAGCGCATGACCCTGGAGCAGATTTTACAGCAGGTTAAGAGCCACCCGGCCCGCCACGTTTGTGTGACCGGGGGTGAACCCTTAGCTCAACCCAATTGCCTGCCTCTGCTGCAAATTCTGTGTGATGAGGGCTATGCGGTAAGCCTGGAAACCAGTGGTGCGATGCTCGTGGATCAAGTGGACCCGCGTGTATCGAGGGTTGTGGACCTGAAGACACCGGCGTCCGGTGAGCAGCACCGCAATCGCATGGAAAACATGCAGGTGTTAACCCGCGATGATCAGATCAAGTTTGTGATTTGCGATCGGGGCGATTACGAATGGGCCAAGTTTACCCTGGACCAATATAATTTGCCGGAACGGGTGGGGGAAGTGCTGTTCTCACCCAGCTATGAACAGCTGCAGGCGCGGCAGCTGGCAGAGTGGATATTGGCGGATGGCCTGCCAGTGCGTATGCAGATGCAGTTGCACAAATTGCTTTGGGGGGATATCCCGGGGGTGTAA
- a CDS encoding YbgF trimerization domain-containing protein, which produces MAFTIRKLAIAAAVTAVASPAFSQAPIVDLSASSQEQSASPSGSGAAEMQLARAATSSPRAKTNPQAEAYYQMQVLQQEVRELRGTVEELRHEIKRLKQQRTEDYMDLDRRIARLSGTEPSARPPANADNSASAQGGNMPAKSEGPKDGKSERDRYQASFGLARNGDYGGASAEFRSLLQDFPDGKYAPNANYWLGEIALVQGNLEEAREWFVALLDGYPNSNKVWDGRYKLGTVYHQLGDQQKARNLLEQVAASDARASNLAKKYLQENF; this is translated from the coding sequence ATGGCTTTTACGATTAGAAAACTGGCGATTGCCGCAGCAGTAACGGCTGTGGCATCGCCCGCATTCTCCCAGGCCCCTATTGTGGACCTGTCTGCCAGCAGTCAGGAACAGTCGGCCTCCCCAAGCGGAAGTGGCGCTGCGGAAATGCAGCTGGCCAGAGCCGCAACGTCCAGTCCCAGGGCCAAAACCAATCCCCAGGCCGAAGCTTACTACCAGATGCAGGTATTGCAGCAGGAAGTACGTGAACTGCGTGGTACGGTGGAGGAGCTGCGCCACGAGATTAAACGTCTCAAGCAGCAGCGCACCGAGGATTACATGGACCTGGATCGGCGCATCGCACGTCTAAGTGGCACTGAGCCCTCGGCCAGGCCGCCTGCAAATGCTGATAACAGTGCCTCGGCCCAAGGCGGCAATATGCCTGCCAAGTCCGAGGGCCCCAAGGATGGCAAGAGTGAGCGCGATCGCTACCAGGCCAGTTTCGGCTTGGCCCGCAATGGCGACTACGGTGGCGCCAGTGCCGAGTTCAGGAGTCTTTTACAAGACTTCCCCGACGGAAAGTATGCCCCCAATGCCAACTATTGGCTGGGTGAGATAGCATTGGTACAGGGAAACCTGGAAGAAGCCCGCGAATGGTTTGTAGCTTTACTTGACGGCTACCCCAATTCCAACAAAGTTTGGGACGGCCGCTATAAGCTGGGTACGGTTTACCACCAGCTTGGTGATCAGCAGAAAGCCCGCAACCTGCTCGAACAGGTTGCTGCGAGTGATGCCAGAGCGTCAAACTTGGCGAAGAAGTATCTCCAGGAGAACTTCTAG
- a CDS encoding OmpA family protein, translating into MLKSVKTGLGLACVLAVMAGCSSTDSEQSGQEVVSQPEIEAPVDTNVVDDGDAIAPLENVVYFDFDQSLLKPETRELLIRHADRMRSATGSVRLEGHADELGTREYNLALGERRANAVRDFLVLQGVDAATLEVISYGEERPAQMGSNEAARAMNRRVVIN; encoded by the coding sequence ATGTTGAAATCAGTTAAAACAGGTCTTGGACTGGCCTGTGTTTTGGCCGTAATGGCTGGTTGTAGCAGCACCGATAGCGAGCAGAGTGGCCAGGAAGTCGTAAGCCAGCCGGAAATCGAAGCACCGGTTGATACTAATGTCGTAGATGATGGCGATGCTATTGCCCCTCTGGAAAACGTAGTTTACTTCGACTTCGACCAGTCCCTGCTGAAGCCGGAAACCCGTGAGCTGCTGATCCGTCATGCTGACCGTATGCGCAGCGCCACTGGCTCCGTGCGCCTGGAAGGCCACGCCGACGAGCTGGGCACCCGTGAGTACAACCTGGCTCTGGGTGAGCGTCGTGCCAATGCCGTACGCGACTTTTTGGTACTGCAAGGCGTAGATGCAGCTACTCTGGAAGTGATCAGCTACGGTGAAGAGCGCCCAGCTCAAATGGGCTCTAACGAAGCTGCCCGTGCGATGAACCGTCGCGTTGTTATTAACTAA
- the tolB gene encoding Tol-Pal system beta propeller repeat protein TolB — protein MIKSLLKTVVIIAIASVSLGARAQLVVDITSGIDDPTPIAVSPFSWSGSGVLQEDVSGIISADLRRSGLFSPVPKEDMLSFPKTPEDVVFRDWRILGTEYIVTGRIEPQASGYLLTFDLVNVFGQHKMFTKQVRGGQTQLRDIAHRAADEIFEAVTGIRGAFSTEMVYVQEETRGGKPSYVLMRSDIDGARSKQVRRFSAPVMSPMWSPNGQELAYVSFETGRPAIFRENLRTGVRKQLTNFKGINSSPTWSPDGTKLAMVLSKDGNPEIYVLDLVSGKFTRMTRHFSIDTEPNWMPDGKSLVFTSDRGGKPQIYQLTLATGQVDRLTFDGDYNARPRVSPDGKTLVMVHRNRGTFTIATMDINSGRMRVLTETTLDESPSIAPNGAMLMYATKRGDKGILAAVSLDAGVKYNLPSQRGDVREPAWSPYFD, from the coding sequence ATGATCAAGAGCTTACTCAAAACAGTCGTCATTATTGCAATTGCCTCGGTGAGCCTGGGAGCTCGTGCCCAGCTGGTGGTGGATATCACCAGTGGTATTGATGATCCCACGCCGATAGCAGTATCCCCATTCAGCTGGTCCGGTAGCGGTGTGCTGCAAGAGGATGTCTCCGGGATCATTTCTGCTGACCTGCGCCGCAGTGGCCTGTTCTCGCCGGTACCCAAGGAGGATATGTTGTCCTTCCCCAAGACCCCGGAAGATGTGGTATTTCGCGATTGGCGTATTCTCGGTACCGAGTATATTGTTACCGGTCGTATTGAGCCCCAGGCCTCTGGTTACCTGCTTACCTTTGATCTGGTCAATGTGTTTGGTCAACACAAGATGTTTACCAAGCAGGTGCGCGGCGGCCAGACCCAGCTGCGGGATATTGCCCACCGTGCTGCTGATGAGATCTTTGAGGCGGTAACAGGTATTCGCGGAGCCTTTTCCACCGAAATGGTATATGTGCAGGAAGAGACCCGCGGCGGTAAGCCCAGCTATGTATTGATGCGCTCGGATATCGACGGCGCCCGCTCCAAGCAGGTTCGCCGCTTCAGCGCGCCGGTGATGTCTCCCATGTGGTCGCCCAATGGCCAGGAGTTGGCCTACGTCTCCTTCGAGACTGGCCGCCCGGCAATCTTCCGCGAGAATCTGCGCACCGGTGTGCGCAAGCAGCTCACAAACTTCAAGGGCATTAATAGTTCGCCGACCTGGTCCCCCGATGGAACCAAGTTGGCTATGGTGCTCTCCAAGGACGGCAACCCGGAGATCTACGTGCTGGATCTGGTGAGCGGTAAGTTCACTCGTATGACCAGACACTTCTCCATTGATACCGAGCCAAACTGGATGCCCGATGGTAAATCGCTGGTTTTCACATCCGATAGGGGAGGGAAACCACAAATTTACCAATTGACTCTTGCCACTGGTCAAGTCGACCGCTTAACCTTCGATGGCGACTACAATGCGCGGCCGCGTGTTTCTCCTGACGGGAAGACGTTGGTCATGGTGCATCGTAACCGGGGAACCTTTACCATCGCCACGATGGATATTAATTCGGGCAGAATGCGTGTCCTTACGGAGACCACACTGGACGAATCCCCGAGCATTGCACCGAATGGCGCAATGTTGATGTACGCAACCAAGCGCGGAGACAAGGGCATTCTGGCTGCGGTATCGCTGGACGCCGGGGTGAAGTACAACCTGCCCTCCCAGAGGGGTGATGTCCGGGAACCGGCATGGTCGCCATACTTTGATTGA